ATAGTAAAATCTATGCTCACGGTGTCTTTCTTTATTAAATTGGACAACTTAGAAGGCCACTGTTTAAGGATAAGAATATCAATTTTCCCATTGAATGACACTTCCACATTATCCATAAATGCAATGGTAACACCGGAGTTCAATTTGAGAATCCCATTCACTCCAATTAAGTTTGTGTCAACACTGATGCTTTTATCATCTTCGAGACTTGGGTAGTAAGATGGAACATCAAGCTTTTCGACTGGATTGTCTAGCTTGTCCAAGAGAATTACCAGCTCAAACTCGTTCTTCTTATGTTGTATATTAGCCTTCTTGATAATCTCATCTGATTTTGTGGACGGGTTTAATACTAGAAACTTAAACATTAGTGATACCAAGCTTATCTCAAATTGTGCGATGAGATGGTTTCGAGAGAAAGAGGCCATTTATGAAATATTGGTAAAAGCCCCCAGGAAAAGGCCATGGTGCATGATCTGATTGTGGAAACACGGAATAGATACTAATACCTCCGAAATCGACCTTAGAGGCATGATTTTCCATAGTTTGTGCACTCATTCTATTGGCTGCGAATCAAAAGAATACTCCAACTAAGCtacacaaacacaatagTCTCCAAGACACAAAACTCGTCAAATATGAGTCTTCAAATCCCTGAATATCCAGTAtaccagcatcaccaacttAAACTTCCCCTTCCGGGTACCAAAAAGTCATGTATTATGGGACGGTTTTGCACGTGACCACCGTGACTGCTTTTCGCACCATCGCCAATTCTCAACCTTGTCAAAATTCAAAACTCTCACCAACTGAAAaattcttttcttccacacATTTAGTCCAAATTAACTACTTGAAAAATGGGTAAATCTCACGGTTATAGATCTCGTACTCGTTACGCATTCCAACGTGATTTCAAGAAGCATGGTGTTATTCCATTATCCACCTACTTGAAGACTTACAAGGTTGGTGACATTGTTGACATCAAGGTTAACGGTGCCGTCCAAAAGGGTATGCCACACAAATTCTACCACGGTAAGACCGGTATCATCTATAATGTGACCAAGTCTTCTGTCGGtattatcatcaacaaagtcGTTGGACACAGATACATTGAAAAGAGAGTTAACATCAGAGTCGAGCACATCAAGCACTCCGCTTGTCGTCAAGAATTTTTGAACAGAGTTAAGACCAACGCTGctttgaaaagagaagCCAAGGCTAACGGTGAACAAGtgtctttgaagagacAACCTGCCAAGCCAAGAGACGCTAGAATTGTTTCCACCGAAGGTAACGTTCCTCAAACTTTGGCTCCAGTTCCTTATGAAACTTTTATTTAAACTTCATGTATATTTAGTTTACCAATACTAATATCGATAACGGAGACACGTAGAAGCTGCCAGTGTTATGAGAATGGAATGGTCCAACATAATTTTATACATCTGGTACCATAATCATTAATTTACTTACTGCCACAACACAATCATTAATTTACTTACTGCCACAACACAATCATTAATTTACTTACTGCCACAACACAATCAATAATTTACTTACTGCCACAACACAGTCATTTATTTACTTACTGCCACAACACAATCATTAGTTTACTTGACACATCACATATTTTAGACTGGGGTTTATTCCTTAGTAGTTGAACTTCTATCTTGACAAGATCTAGAGATATCAAGACATGCCTTTACGAGTACCTACTATGGGTACTCCCTCCTTCGGTTATCTACACTTTTCGCAACACATATTCTAAACAACGGCATATGACAACTGGCCTCGCCAGACACACCGTCAGAACCTACTCCTACAATTGTATAACCTTATGCTAGGGGATCAGAAGTTCTCTCGGTGTCCGTTTATAGTAACAAGAATGTTGCGCCAGACACTGTCACCACTTCAACCCAGAGCTCCGTAAGAAGCCCATAAAGGAACCCTTGCCAAAGACAAGAACTCGACTTCGGGAATAGTCATGAAGCACGCGAGATATCATCATATTTGTAAAACATGGAAGGTCATAtaaagaagagaaaatttCCTGGcgagtgaaaaatttatAGGCGATGGTGCGAGTGTGCCGACACCAATTCTCACCAGATGAGCATCTGCAAATTTGTACCAACCAAGAAACATTTACCACAATGGcaccaaagagaaagagcAATTCCAAGGTGGCAAAACCAGCCCCCAAGAAACTGAAGAGTGATACCTCTCTCTGGACTTTGGACCACATCAAACAGGTGTCTCAAGATGTTATTGAAAAGTCCAGTTATAATGATATTGTCAAATTGATCGATCAGTATTCATACATCAAATCCGCTTTAATTCAAACAGAAGATAGCTCAGTCGAGTCGATCGGACGTCAGCTCACCATCAATATGTATCAGATTTTTCAGCACCTATTCCAAGCAGGCTTGCTTAGACCCAGTAAGAAATTTGATGATAaaaagatgattttggtCAAGTGGTTGGTAGACAAGTATGATCGTTTTAAGAAAATCATGTACCAGTTTCTCCTGACAAGCTTAAGTTTCAAATCTTCATTGCAGTTGGATATCCTAGATGTCAGTTTGAATGTTTTGAGATTGGAGAACCAATATCTTaagtcttcaaaagacGATTTATACTTCCCAACTAGTACCTATAAAGCCATAGTTAAAAGCTTGGTCTGCAGTGAAGTTGGTACTGTGTTACTGGACAATACCATAGATGATTTTATCATGCTTGAATTTCAGGAAAAACTCCACAAGTACTATGATTTGCAGTTCTATTTTTTTCAGTGTTTAaacgagttggtggaacAAGACGAAATACCCGACCAAAATCGGTTGTTCTCCATTTTCTACACATTAGTGAAGATACCATTGgcctttgaagaaaacccaAAGGAATTGAGGGCTATCAAAACCTTCATTTCGAAACctcccaccaccatcttcaagccTTCCCATTTCAAAAAAGCTTTCCAGacattggtgatttcaataTTATCGTTCAAATTGACCTCCAGTCAATATAAATGCATTCTCTTGATCCTCAATAAGAGAATATTACCCTACCTTGCCCAGCCATCTCGGTTAATGGACTTTTTAACTGACAGTTATGACACATCTGACTTAATCATTCAAATCCTTGCATTAAACTCCTTATATGAATTGATGAAACAGTACAATTTGGAGTACCCAGACTTCTACACCAAGTTGTACTCGCTACTCACTCCAGAATTGTTATTTAACAGATACAGATCTCGGTTTTTCAGATTATCAGACTTGTTTTTGTCCTCCACCCACTTATCATCCAACCTAGTGGCatctttcatcaaaaaaCTCGCCCGCTTATCCATTACTGGGCCTGCTCCAGGGGTGGTAATTATCATCCCTTTCATCTACAATCTATTCAAGAGGCATCCAAGTTGTATGATCATGATCCAAAATCCTCTGCAAGATCCCGATACTTATGAGGATCCTTATGACAACAACGAGCTTGATCCCTTAAAAACCAATGCTATAAACTCATCATTGTGGGAGCTCGAAGCGTTGATGAACCACTATCATCCCAACATTTCTACTTTGGCAAAGATATTCACCGAGCCGTTCAGAAAACCCAATTACAATTTAGAGGATTTTCTTGATTGgtctttcaaaagcttgatAGAATCGGAGATCAACAGGAAGTACCGGTCGATGGCCGCTTTAGAATTCGATAGCTTTGACCAGCTTTTTGACCATGTGACTGGCACTTCTGAAGGGTCGGAGCCTGAATCCAAAACAACGGTGTATTTAGAAGGATGGACTATTTAGTACAGTAGTTAATTAATTTAACCTGATTAGGAAAGGTAATGAAACACGTCTCTGCTAAATGCCAAAATCCAACCTGGCGCGCGCCAAAAAAATTGCATCgacttttcatctttactagctccttcttcttctcaaacTATATTCAATTAGACAGAATATGGATCCCAGCGAGCTTGGCCCTGAGGCCACCATCACAGATGCTCAGTTCAAAGAGAGAGCGAAGAAGTTCCAAGAATTTTTGGATAATATTAGTTCAAATGATGTACCTTACAAGAGACAAATCAAAGATATGTTAATGAAAGGGAAATACAGATTATGTGTTTCATTAGATGAAATACGGGACTTTGACCGGTCCTTCTGGAGAGGTTTATTGAACCACCCTGCAGAGTACTTACCCGCGTGTGAAATGGCCTTGAGAGAAACTGTCCATGCCCAATATAACGAAAACGACGACAGGTTCCCAACTCTTAATAGGGATCAACAATTCTACctttctttcaaaggtgCATTCGGAGAGAACAGAGTTTCTGCCCGATCCATTAACTCAGACCATTTGTCGAAAATGGTGTCCATTGAAGGTATTGTTACTAGGGCATCTTTAATTCGTCCTAAGGTAGTAAGGTCAGTTCATTATGCCGAAAAAACCAGTCGGTTCCATGCTAGAGAGTATAGAGATCAAACCACCTCTTTTGACCCAATTTCCACTGCCGCTATCTATCCAACTGAAGATTTGGATGGTAATAAGTTGACCACTGAATATGGTTATTCAACTTATAGAGACCATCAGAAGGTATCTGTTCAAGAAATGCCAGAATTGGCTCCAGCAGGACAGCTTCCTCGGTCAGTGGATGTAGTATtagatgatgatttggttgaCACCACGAAACCTGGTGATAGGGTACAAATCGTAGGTGTTTATCGAGCATTGGGAGgtgccaacaacaataacaCTGCTTTTAGAACGGTtattttggccaactcgGTTTACCCATTACATGCACGTTCTTCTGCTGTGGCCTCTCATGAGAATTTGACCGACAGCGACATAAAGAACATCAATAAGTTGTCtaaagagaagaagatctttGAGATGTTGGCCCAATCTTTAGCTCCTTCCATTTACGGATTTGAATACATCAAGAAAGcagtgttgttgatgttgatgggAGGTGTCGAAAAGAATTTGGATAACGGAACTCATTTAAGGGGTGATATCAACATCTTAATGGTTGGTGATCCCTCGACTGCCAAGTCCCAGGTGTTGCGGTTCGTTTTAAATACTGCTCCTTTAGCTATTGCAACGACTGGTCGAGGTTCGTCTGGGGTTGGTTTGACAGCAGCCGTCACTTCCGATAAGGAGACCGGTGAAAGACGATTGGAAGCTGGTGCCATGGTGTTGGGTGATCGTGGGATTGTCTGTATCGATGAATTCGACAAAATGAATGATTCTGATAGAGTTGCCATCCATGAAGTTATGGAACAACAAACCGTCACCATTGCAAAAGCCGGGATCCATACTACCTTGAACGCCAGATGTTCGGTTATAGCTGCTGCAAATCCTGTTTATGGGCAGTATGATGTTCACAAGGACCCTCACAAGAATATCGCTTTACCTGATTCTTTGTTATCTCGTTTCGATTTGTTATTCGTGGTGACAGACGACATTAACGACACCAGAGACAGAATCATCAGTGAACATGTGTTGAGAATGCATCGTTACATACCTCAAGGTTTAATGGAAGGAGAACCCATACGGGAGAAGACCAACATTTCATTAGCTGTTGGTGAACAGATCGAAGAACAAGATGCTGAACCACTGATTTTCCAGAAGTTCAGTGCCTTTGTTCCTCCTGGAGTGAGCGAAAGAAATGCCAACATTTTCCTGATTCctttcatcaagaaataTATCCAATACGCCAAACAAAGAATCAAGCCTGTCTTGACCACCGAAGCTAGTGAGTATATTGTCACCACCTATTCAAGTTTGAGAAATGATTTGATCGATAATAACCAAAGAAACACCGCTCCTATAACGGCCAGAACTTTGGAAACGTTGATCAGATTGGCGACTGCCCATGCTAAAGTGCGGTTATCTAAAACCATCGAAATAAAAGATGCTAAAGTTGCTGAAGAGATGTTAAGATACTCTCttttcaaggaaatcacCAGAAAATCCACCAAGAGAGCCAGAGGAAATAACACACCTATGGACtcagatgaagaagatgaattTGATGCCGACCTTTTCGCTGAAGAAAACGACTCCACTCATCAAGCTTCTTCTGGAAGATACAACACGAGACTGCAAGATGCTAGTGATGTGGGTAAAACACTTAATAACTTgcaccttcaagaagacAGTCCGATGGAAGACCCAGAAGAGGCCGAAACACCAGACTCTGAATCCGAACCGGAGGAACCTTCTCAACATCCTCTTAGCGAGTCAGGAGGAAATGCCATTGAAAATGTTGGTGACAGTCAAATAAGCCCTCAAAGATATGAAGTCTTCAGAGGAATTATGTCCAAGGTGCTTCGGTCTTCATTATTTGAAAATATCACCGGTTCAGCACCAATTCCAGATGTGTTGGCAGAGGTCAACCAGGATAtttctcaagaagaacaattCCTGGAAGATGAATTCCGGGCTGGTTTAGTCAAATTGGATACAGAGAACGTCATCATGTTGGAGAAGGATCATGTGTACGGTATTTGAATGAGGTGATGATTGAATGTGTTTGCCAGTTTTCTGGGTGTATTTTAGGTTAGGTCTAATGTTATAGTTAATGTTCTAGTCAATTTTTATGTGAAATAGCAGATATGTCATATTGATATTACCGGATATGGTAGCAATATAAGTGTGTGTTTATTCGGTGATTCCGTTGTCTTGCTGCTTCAGGCAGTATCGCGATGCGCATCGCAAACTATTTGTGTATCGTTCTCATGTCCTATTTTATACCAGAGGAACAGGACCACACCGGCTCCGAGGCCGAAAGCCAGCTGGATGATCAGCTTCTCATGCATACACTCCACACGCTTCCTGCGAATTGCAAAAAGTTCTGGCGTCGACGGTACCAGTTGTTTAGTTTATACGATGAGGGCATCTTCATGACTTCAGAACTATGGTTTTCTGTCACACCCGAAAACATAGCGGCTTTCACCGCCCATGCTGTACACGAGCTCCTTCCCGATGCCCACGATGTGCTTGATATATGCTGCGGTGGAGGAGGAAATACCATACAATTTGCAAATGTGTTTCCTCGAGTGGGGGCTGTTGACATTAAGCAAGTCAATGTCGATTGCACTCTCCATAACGCAGGAATTTATGGTGTTGCCGACAACATCTGGACCGCCACCGGTGACTGGAACCAGCTAAGCCAGTCACGCGACTGGATTCCTACTGATATACGTGATAAACCTCAGCCGTTTGACTTCATCTTCTGTTCTCCTCCATGGGGTGGGACAAGCTACCTGAGAGAGGAAAATTCGTTCCGGCTCAACGAGATGGTACCTCTTCGTTTTGATGTGCTTTGTGAGAGTATGGCCGCCATTTCTGCAAACTTTGGTCTTTTCTTACCTCGTTCTTCCCACTTGGGTGATATCTCCAAAACATCAACCAAACTCTTCGGGGTATCTGCCAAAACTCGAATAATAAACTTGGTAACCGAAGACCATATACGAGGACTACTTGTCCTATTTGGGCCTGATGTTATGGGCCCATTATCTTGTATCGACAATGTAGCCCCAATGTACAACTAGGGGACGTGCCCCCACCATATACCGCCAGCAGTGTGATTTTCGAGCGCTCGCCTAGTAGCTCAACGACAAAGTAACGACAAAGTCTCATTCAACGACAAAAGTCTCCTTTCTTAACAACAGTGTTTAAGACATTTCCCATAAATAGCTGGTGTCCATCTCGTACACCATCCCCTTCAATCCCTTTAAGTCGCTAGTGCTAACCACGCCTACTTCGTTCTCCTCTACGGCCTCGCTTTTCAAAATTGCTGCCCCAAAAAGAACCACCTCAGAAGAACAAAACAAATGAATCAAGATCATCGTACAACATCCCTAGAAGACCAGGTAAGAGCCTTGAGTGACACCGTCAAGTCGCTTGAACCTCTTGTAAACGAGGTCGCCTACTTGAAAGGTGTCATCAACTACCAAGGCTCTCGAATCGAAAAGTTATCTGGTATTGTTTTAGACATGGGCAGAAACGATGATAATGGTTTGCTTACTTTACTGACGCTTCAGGACGGATCTGTGGGTGTGGGGGTCGAAGATGCTGTCAACCAGCTTGACGACCAGACCAACAACCCGTCCATGCTGTCGTCCACTCGACCTCCACCCCAAAGTATTGCTCCTGCCCAACCTCACACACATAACCATACTCACACCCACGGAGATCTTGATGGGAACATCAACCCGCAACTCCAG
The sequence above is drawn from the Yamadazyma tenuis chromosome 3, complete sequence genome and encodes:
- the MCM3 gene encoding MCM DNA helicase complex subunit (EggNog:ENOG503NXER; COG:L; BUSCO:EOG0926306O), with protein sequence MDPSELGPEATITDAQFKERAKKFQEFLDNISSNDVPYKRQIKDMLMKGKYRLCVSLDEIRDFDRSFWRGLLNHPAEYLPACEMALRETVHAQYNENDDRFPTLNRDQQFYLSFKGAFGENRVSARSINSDHLSKMVSIEGIVTRASLIRPKVVRSVHYAEKTSRFHAREYRDQTTSFDPISTAAIYPTEDLDGNKLTTEYGYSTYRDHQKVSVQEMPELAPAGQLPRSVDVVLDDDLVDTTKPGDRVQIVGVYRALGGANNNNTAFRTVILANSVYPLHARSSAVASHENLTDSDIKNINKLSKEKKIFEMLAQSLAPSIYGFEYIKKAVLLMLMGGVEKNLDNGTHLRGDINILMVGDPSTAKSQVLRFVLNTAPLAIATTGRGSSGVGLTAAVTSDKETGERRLEAGAMVLGDRGIVCIDEFDKMNDSDRVAIHEVMEQQTVTIAKAGIHTTLNARCSVIAAANPVYGQYDVHKDPHKNIALPDSLLSRFDLLFVVTDDINDTRDRIISEHVLRMHRYIPQGLMEGEPIREKTNISLAVGEQIEEQDAEPSIFQKFSAFVPPGVSERNANIFSIPFIKKYIQYAKQRIKPVLTTEASEYIVTTYSSLRNDLIDNNQRNTAPITARTLETLIRLATAHAKVRLSKTIEIKDAKVAEEMLRYSLFKEITRKSTKRARGNNTPMDSDEEDEFDADLFAEENDSTHQASSGRYNTRSQDASDVGKTLNNLHLQEDSPMEDPEEAETPDSESEPEEPSQHPLSESGGNAIENVGDSQISPQRYEVFRGIMSKVLRSSLFENITGSAPIPDVLAEVNQDISQEEQFSEDEFRAGLVKLDTENVIMLEKDHVYEEQDHTGSEAESQSDDQLLMHTLHTLPANCKKFWRRRYQLFSLYDEGIFMTSELWFSVTPENIAAFTAHAVHELLPDAHDVLDICCGGGGNTIQFANVFPRVGAVDIKQVNVDCTLHNAGIYGVADNIWTATGDWNQLSQSRDWIPTDIRDKPQPFDFIFCSPPWGGTSYSREENSFRLNEMVPLRFDVLCESMAAISANFGLFLPRSSHLGDISKTSTKLFGVSAKTRIINLVTEDHIRGLLVLFGPDVMGPLSCIDNVAPMYN
- the RPL21A_1 gene encoding 60S ribosomal protein eL21 (COG:J; EggNog:ENOG503P285); translation: MGKSHGYRSRTRYAFQRDFKKHGVIPLSTYLKTYKVGDIVDIKVNGAVQKGMPHKFYHGKTGIIYNVTKSSVGIIINKVVGHRYIEKRVNIRVEHIKHSACRQEFLNRVKTNAALKREAKANGEQVSLKRQPAKPRDARIVSTEGNVPQTLAPVPYETFI
- the NOC4 gene encoding Maturation and nuclear export of 40S ribosomal subunits interacting protein (COG:J; BUSCO:EOG09261RWU; EggNog:ENOG503NUB6) → MAPKRKSNSKVAKPAPKKSKSDTSLWTLDHIKQVSQDVIEKSSYNDIVKLIDQYSYIKSALIQTEDSSVESIGRQLTINMYQIFQHLFQAGLLRPSKKFDDKKMILVKWLVDKYDRFKKIMYQFLSTSLSFKSSLQLDILDVSLNVLRLENQYLKSSKDDLYFPTSTYKAIVKSLVCSEVGTVLSDNTIDDFIMLEFQEKLHKYYDLQFYFFQCLNELVEQDEIPDQNRLFSIFYTLVKIPLAFEENPKELRAIKTFISKPPTTIFKPSHFKKAFQTLVISILSFKLTSSQYKCILLILNKRILPYLAQPSRLMDFLTDSYDTSDLIIQILALNSLYELMKQYNLEYPDFYTKLYSLLTPELLFNRYRSRFFRLSDLFLSSTHLSSNLVASFIKKLARLSITGPAPGVVIIIPFIYNLFKRHPSCMIMIQNPSQDPDTYEDPYDNNELDPLKTNAINSSLWELEALMNHYHPNISTLAKIFTEPFRKPNYNLEDFLDWSFKSLIESEINRKYRSMAALEFDSFDQLFDHVTGTSEGSEPESKTTVYLEGWTI